One genomic window of Nitrososphaerota archaeon includes the following:
- a CDS encoding TIGR02710 family CRISPR-associated CARF protein, with protein sequence MKKAMIITVGTGIGNDPDKVKSLASGINKSIKFGNPQYIKFITSKEGEETIKEIKKLNEDIPENDIKFLNTIDDINEIYDEINKVVIELMKKNYDSITIDFTSGTKAMSVGAVLSATKFNLNLSYISGERVNGKVAKGLEKIISTSPVKPIIDIKLMIIQKLWNSYQYKGCLELIKELKDYIPSFKIIDEYKILTLAYYEWDKFNHNEAYKLLKGFKTDLIDTSKNKTFLGKIINENNEEKEKMMICDLINNAKRRINEGKFDDAVARLYHAMEYIAQYKLINSYGIDPSDIDIKKLENLGLSNLDNYKKLGNNGKIKIGLTIDFQLLKDIGDEIGHKFFQDQELQGLLSKRNSSILAHGKIPMSEEDANNLLTKVESYASSIIEKYKEYIEESTFPKISNDNI encoded by the coding sequence ATGAAAAAAGCAATGATCATTACCGTCGGAACTGGTATAGGAAATGATCCAGATAAAGTTAAAAGTTTAGCTAGTGGAATTAATAAAAGTATTAAATTTGGAAATCCACAATATATAAAATTTATTACCAGTAAGGAAGGAGAAGAAACTATAAAAGAGATAAAGAAATTGAATGAAGATATTCCTGAAAATGATATAAAATTTTTAAACACTATTGATGATATTAATGAAATTTATGATGAAATAAACAAGGTAGTTATAGAACTAATGAAAAAAAATTATGATTCAATAACTATTGATTTTACATCAGGTACTAAAGCTATGAGTGTTGGAGCAGTATTGTCTGCTACAAAGTTTAATTTGAATTTAAGTTATATATCAGGAGAGAGAGTAAATGGGAAAGTTGCCAAAGGTCTCGAAAAAATTATCTCTACAAGTCCTGTAAAACCAATAATAGATATAAAACTAATGATTATTCAAAAATTGTGGAATTCTTATCAATACAAAGGCTGTTTAGAATTAATAAAAGAACTTAAAGATTATATACCTTCCTTTAAGATTATAGATGAATATAAAATTTTAACTTTAGCATACTATGAATGGGATAAATTTAATCATAACGAAGCTTATAAATTATTGAAGGGGTTTAAAACTGATTTAATAGATACTTCCAAAAACAAAACCTTCTTAGGAAAAATTATAAATGAGAATAATGAAGAAAAGGAAAAAATGATGATTTGTGATTTAATAAATAATGCTAAAAGGAGAATAAATGAGGGAAAGTTTGATGATGCTGTAGCAAGACTATACCACGCAATGGAATATATTGCACAGTATAAACTAATAAACTCTTATGGGATAGACCCTTCAGATATTGATATTAAAAAATTGGAAAACTTAGGTTTGAGTAATTTAGATAATTATAAAAAGTTAGGTAATAATGGTAAAATAAAAATTGGACTGACCATAGACTTCCAGCTTCTAAAGGATATTGGCGATGAAATTGGGCATAAATTCTTCCAAGATCAGGAATTACAAGGATTACTTTCAAAAAGAAATAGTTCCATACTGGCTCATGGTAAAATTCCTATGAGTGAAGAGGATGCAAATAATTTATTAACAAAAGTTGAATCTTATGCTTCCTCAATCATCGAGAAATATAAGGAATATATAGAAGAGTCAACATTTCCGAAAATTTCAAATGACAATATATAA